Part of the Natronocella acetinitrilica genome is shown below.
AGGCCCCGACCGCCGTCGGTTGACCCGCCCCCTGGAGCGGGGTTGCCAGACCCACCCAGAGGTTCTCGAGCATCAGCGCACGGGAGTAGGAGTACTCGGCGTTGGCAAGGTCGACCCCCGGGGGCAGCTCCAGGCGGCCAGCGCTGCAACGAAAGCCGCCGGAGACCGAGAGCTTGCAGAACTTCGAGAGATAGAGCACCTCTGGCAGCGCAGCCCAGCCACGCGGCGCATTCGCGCCGGCACCAAAGGTGGCAAACGGGCGATAGAAGGTGTCCGTGTCGAGTACGCGCACGCGCAGGAAGACAGCGGCCTTCTCGCCGAGCTCGCTGAGGGTCTGGCGAACGGCCTTGGTGCCGCGGATCAGCTGCCCGTCCTCGACGCCGAATACGGTTTGACCGGACGCCTGCTTGAGCTCCTTCCAGTCATTGCTGATCGGGTAGGGCTGTGAGAGCAGCCACTTTGCGAGCGCGCCACGCGGATAATTGAATCCCTTGCAGCTCGCGCCGTAAGGTCGCTGAACACCCGCCATGGCCTGGTTCGACTGCGTTGCCTGGGTGAGGGCTGCGCGAATCTCGCTCGCATGGGCCCCGTGCGGCTGCTGGCGCATGGAGGGAAGATGCAGCGCTGTCGAGACCAGCGAACTGTAGCGATAGCCGGGCTGCGCGATATTGACCCCCAGGATCTCGGCTCCGCTCTGTGCGACACGATCGAGGATCGTCGAGAGGTGGCACGCGGCACGCGCGGGGTCACCCTCGAGGCCGAGCTCCGAGCACATGGCCTTGATGGAGGTGCGGAAGTACTGTTCATCAAAGATATGCGGTGTCCGGATGAGATTCAGGCGCTGATAGTCCCTGTAGCCAAGGTTGGTGACCCAGAGCACGTCACTCGAAAGCCGGCCGGTGCCACTGACGCGCTCGGCCTCCCGCCCGGCGACGGACGCCCACCCGCCAGTCGCTGTGCGAGGATCATCGAAAAGACAGACGCCGACCTGGTTCAAGCTCTCTACCCGCCTTGTAATTAATATAGAGAATATATTATGCGCCGAGAAGTGCGCGAACGCCAGCGATGCCGTCCTTGCCGGTCGAGGCCTTCGCCCAACGCTCGGCGTACTGGCGTGCGACATCAACCCACTTGGAGACGGGCAGGCCCTTGAAGGTCTCGGTGCGCCAGTACTCGATCTGCTTCTGGAAGCCGGTGTCGAGGGGCAGCAGGAAGAGCCCGTCCAGGTACTCTCCGCGCCGGGCGTAGGATGCCTGGTCCATGTGCAGCAGGAAGTCGCCAAGCACCGTCGGGTCGCTGGTGCCTGTCAGGCGACGGGCCCCGACCGTGCCCTTCAGCAGCCGTGACATGAGGTTGATCGACAGCAGGCTGACGTCGCGATCCTGGCTAGATCGCCCGATCCACAGGGCGCGCACGATCTGGTTCAAGTCGGCTTGGGTGATGCCGGGCGCCTTTCCGAAGTAGACCAGCACCGCCTTGTCCTGCGCGCCGGCAAAGCCGACGTGATGGCAGAGGTGGCAGAGCGGACAGGCGGTGACGAGATTCTCCTCGGCACGGTTGTCTGCATGATCATCGTTGACGTGGTGGACCTCCTGGTACTTGCCGGCGGCAAAGCCGCAGAACTGGCAGGTGTGGTTGTCCATCCGCAGGCGCTCGGAGCGGGCCTGCTTGAAGGCGGCATCGGCCACCGGTGACATGGCGTCATCGGCGCGGAACTGCCCGCGCTTCACGGAAAGCTCAATCGGTCGCAGTACGGTCGTCATGGCCGCCTCCTTGGCGGAAGTTGTCGGGCTTGGCAAAAAAAGGGCCCGCAAAGCGGGCCCTGCGGCAAGCATCGGGATGCGGGCAATCAGAAGTTCCCGTTGCCGAAGCCCTGCTGGATCTGGTCAGCACCACCGCCGCCGAGCATGCTGTTGGCAGCAACCCCAACCAGCGTGGTGATAAGCAGAAGTGCCGCGCCTACGCAGACTGCGATCAGGCCGTTCTTGGCATGGCCTCGGCCGGACTCCTTGCTGTCCTTCCAGAAGAGCCACAGGCCGACGCCGAAGAGCACAAAGCCAATCAGGAAGAACACGGCCACGGCCAGGTTCTTCAGTGCATCGACCTGGGTACGGACGGTCCCGGTCATCTGGGCGATGTCCTGCTGCGCAAGCGCATCACCCGAAAACAGAAATGCAACGCCGGCCACGGCGGCCAGAGCCAGGTACGACAGGCAGCTGCCCTTGATGGAACGAAGCATGGTGAGGTCTCCCAGTTTGTTATTGTTATGCTCGGGATAAGATACCATTACTATATATAATAAAGCAACAATTAAAAGAGGGGCCGAAGCCCCTCTGGACACCCTATTGATAGGCGGGGCGTTACCGCGCCTTGCCAATCACGTGGCGCCCGACACGAAGACCGCCACTGTCGGTGAGGCCGATGACCTCGCCGAGGTCGGCAATGCGATCCCCCCGGGAGACGGCGATGAACTGGCCGCTCGGGTCCTTGACCAGGTAGCCGCTGCTCATGACCGCATTCAGGCTCCAGCCCTCGGTGCGGGCGCTCGAATCGCTCGACCGGGAGGACTCGCTTTCGCTACGCGCCTGGTTCTGGGCCGGTGCTGATGTCGCCTGGCGCTGGGCCTGGCGGCGCGGCTCTTCCAGGATGCCGTCGATGAACCAGCGATTGCCCCGGGTGTCCCGGCCGAGGACAAGCTTGCCATCGGCGAGAATGTCGGTCACCGTCACCGTGTCGCCGGCGATCCGGAAGACCTCGCCCACGAAGTAGACATTGACCCGTGCCGAGGGGGTGCGCACCACGGTCATGGTGCCATCTCCGGTCTTGTTGATGACCTTGAATCCTTCCAGTCGCCGGCGGCCGACCAGGTGCTCGTAGTAGGCCGCGGGCACAGAGGAGACGAGCTCATTGGCGGAGGACTCCTCACGGGAGCTGCCGTTCATCTCGTCCGCTGTCGGCTCGGCCGCTTCGGCCACCTGGTTCTGGCGATGCTGCTCCGCTTCCTCAAGTGCGGTGATCCGGTCGGCCAGGGCGTCGAACTGACCGGTCAGGCGGGTGTCCATGCGCTCCATCTCGCGCTCAATCCCGGATACCGAGCCATCCACGCGGCGCAGGACCGTGCGGATCTCATCGAGCACAGCCGAGTCCTCGGGGCGGGCCGCCGCGTTGCGGTTACCTGCCTCGATGATCCGGTCAATCTCGGAGGACACGGCCTCGGAGACCACGGACTTGACCTGCTCCAGCGTCACGCCAGCAGGCGCGGGGGCGCTCACCGGGGTGAGGTCCGCCTCCGCGGACCACGAATCGGCAGCAGGCGCTGCGGGCGCGCCCGGATCGTTAGAGCGCGCCGTTGGCGCGATACCGGCGTTCAGCTGATCGGCGATGGACTGGCTCTGGCTGACCGGGGCATCAATCGCCATGGGCGGCTCAGCCCGGGCCACCTCGGAAGACTGGGTCGTGGCAGAGCGCTCGCCCTCATCGGGTGTCCGCATGCCCTCATCGTCAAAGCTTGGCATGGACGGCGCGGCGCCGATCGGCGGCGGCGTCGGGGCGTAAGGGGCAGCGGGTGCCGGCACTTGGCCGCCACCAAAGAGCACGTAGCCCGCGCCACCGAGCATGGCAAGCATGAAGGCGCCACCGGCTGCGAGAATCTTGCCGGTATGCGAACCGGACTTGGCGGCGCCGTCACTGTCGGCGACCGACTCCTCGAGCTCCAGGTCCTCGATGTCGTCACCACCCTCGCCCGGCGAATCGAAGTCCACCTCGTCGAGGTCGGTGTCGTCTTCGGCATCGAAATCATCATCGGTGTCATCCGACGCATCGTCGCCAGCGTCCAGTTCATCGTCGGCGAAGTCGTTGTCGGAGGCATCCAGTGGATCGTCACCCTCGGCGGAGTCCAGATCCGAGTCGTCGCCAAGGCCGAGTTCATCGAGGCCATCGAGCTCATCAAGCTCGCCGAGCCCGCTCGAATCAAGCTCATCGAGTCCATCAAGATCCAGATCATCGTCTTTGGAAGCCATTACTTTACCCCATGTGATGTCGACAGGCGCTTTCTCGCCGGCCCGGTTACCCTGAAACATTACTGCCTCAGGGGCGTTTGGTCAATTATTTAGACTATATTAATTATTCCAGCTCGAGCGGCGACATGAAGACGATGCCGATCGGGCGACGGCCGCGCACCGTGATGGTGGGCGGGCGATCGAAATAGGCCTCGTACTTCGGGAGCAGGCGCTCGCCAATCGTCCCAACCGCAACCGCGGCCTGGTCGCGACTATCGGGCAGACGCTCCTGCACAGTCGTGGTGCCGGTGGTGCCCGACGTCGTGGTCGTCCCGCTCAATGCCCGCACATAGCCGCTCGCAAAGGCGGCCGCGCCGAGCTTGAAGTAGCGCTCGAAGGTGTGGCGATTGACGCCATCGGCAAGCCGGGTCTGCCAGTCATCCACCTCTGTGGCGAGGGCATCGACACTGTAAGTCTGATCACCAATGGCAAGCGTATTGAACTGGAGGATCAGCTTCTCTCCCACACGCTGGGGCCCCGTGGATGTCAGAATAGCGCCCTTGAGCGGGCCTTCCTGAAGCACGGTCGCGAAGAGCGGCGAGGGCTCATCGGAGTTGGCCTCATTATGGAGGTAGGCATAGACCTGGGTGCCCACATTGATGAGCTTGCTCTGCTGCCCGGCACGGTGTGCGGCGGCGGCGCGATCACTGGGGTACTCGCCTGTGGAGCGTGCGCTACCACCCTGCTGCGCCGAGCCTGACCGCGCGGTCGCTGGCGGGCGGCTGCCACCCGGACCGAACTGCTCGATCGGATTGCCCTCGGAGTCAACCAGGTTGACCCGGAAGCGATCCATGTCACTGTCCTGGGGAACCTGGACCCCGTGCTGGGCGCTGAAGGAGTACTGATCGTAGTAGCCGCTGCCACCCGGCTGGCTGCTGCCGGACTGCCGGGCACTGCCACCCGGGCGGGAGCCGCCGCCGCTGGAGGCACCGGAGGCGTCGAGCGGGCGGGCACGATCCTCGATGCCGGCGGCACGCGAGACGGCGCTGCCAAGCGCGTTGTTGCGACTGTTGGCCCGCTCGAGCTCCGAGCGGATGAACATGGGGTCCACCATGCTGACAACACCATAGGACTGCGCGGCGCCGGCAGCGCCCGGCGCCGCGCGATCTGCAGGGTGGGGCTGCTGGACAGGAACGGCCGCTGGCGCCCGTGGATTCGCCTGGGCGGCGCGGGCCTGCTCGTTGGCACGGACATCGTCAATCCCGGTGGACGGGCGGCGCTGCTCGTTGATCTGTTGGGCAATGCGCCGCTCATCGGCAAGGGCCTCGTTGCGGATACGGATGGTGTCGATGAAGGTCGCCGAGGAGTCACGCTGCGCCTCCTCGATCCGCCGCTCACGAATCTCATCAATCTCCTGCCGCGCAGGGGAGCCCTCCGGGAAGAGGTCCTCGTCCCCGGGTTGGGCGCGAGCGATCTGGCGCTCATCGGGCGCGAGGCGTACGGATGCGCCCCCCGCGGGCTCGGGCGCCGACGAGCTGCCGGAGAAGAGATAGATGCCAAGCAGGGCGGCACCCATCGAGATGGCGATCGACATGATCATCATGACGCGCGCTCGCGGGGAGACAGCGTTATTCATTTTTCCGAAGAAGCTCATTGGCGCACCCTTGTTCTTGTTATCGACCGAAGATCGATCGCTGGTTGTCGATATTGACCTGGAACCGCTCCTCGATCTGGGCCTCGCGCACATCGCCCTCATGGCTGAAGAGCAGGTGTGTCACCGGAGAGATCTGGTAGACCGTGAAGCCTGTCGGGGAGGAGACGGCGGCCTTCGGCGGCGGGGACATCAGGGTCGCCCGCGTGCGCACGTAGAGCCAGTCGTTGTAGAAAATGACCCGCCCGGGTGCGCCACTGAGGGTGTACTCGACCGCGCCATCGGGAATGGTGCCATTGAGAATGTCGATCACCGCGGTTGGCACTTCCTCGAACTGGGTCGAGGTGCCGCCGGCGGCGCGCGCCATTGGCCCGAACTGCGGGATCCGCACCGAGGTGCGCGCATCGACGTTGGCCTGGTCGCCGACCAGCTTGACCACAACCGGCGAGGACAGTCCGTCGAGGTCGATCAGCGCATTGCTCTCCCGGA
Proteins encoded:
- a CDS encoding HNH endonuclease, which codes for MTTVLRPIELSVKRGQFRADDAMSPVADAAFKQARSERLRMDNHTCQFCGFAAGKYQEVHHVNDDHADNRAEENLVTACPLCHLCHHVGFAGAQDKAVLVYFGKAPGITQADLNQIVRALWIGRSSQDRDVSLLSINLMSRLLKGTVGARRLTGTSDPTVLGDFLLHMDQASYARRGEYLDGLFLLPLDTGFQKQIEYWRTETFKGLPVSKWVDVARQYAERWAKASTGKDGIAGVRALLGA
- a CDS encoding DUF6750 family protein → MLRSIKGSCLSYLALAAVAGVAFLFSGDALAQQDIAQMTGTVRTQVDALKNLAVAVFFLIGFVLFGVGLWLFWKDSKESGRGHAKNGLIAVCVGAALLLITTLVGVAANSMLGGGGADQIQQGFGNGNF
- a CDS encoding DotG/IcmE/VirB10 family protein, whose product is MMIMSIAISMGAALLGIYLFSGSSSAPEPAGGASVRLAPDERQIARAQPGDEDLFPEGSPARQEIDEIRERRIEEAQRDSSATFIDTIRIRNEALADERRIAQQINEQRRPSTGIDDVRANEQARAAQANPRAPAAVPVQQPHPADRAAPGAAGAAQSYGVVSMVDPMFIRSELERANSRNNALGSAVSRAAGIEDRARPLDASGASSGGGSRPGGSARQSGSSQPGGSGYYDQYSFSAQHGVQVPQDSDMDRFRVNLVDSEGNPIEQFGPGGSRPPATARSGSAQQGGSARSTGEYPSDRAAAAHRAGQQSKLINVGTQVYAYLHNEANSDEPSPLFATVLQEGPLKGAILTSTGPQRVGEKLILQFNTLAIGDQTYSVDALATEVDDWQTRLADGVNRHTFERYFKLGAAAFASGYVRALSGTTTTSGTTGTTTVQERLPDSRDQAAVAVGTIGERLLPKYEAYFDRPPTITVRGRRPIGIVFMSPLELE